One Deltaproteobacteria bacterium genomic region harbors:
- a CDS encoding DUF4019 domain-containing protein, with translation MVRRMRFGADYCQEAASFFKSKVTDGQWEKSIVEVRMPMGKLLSRKVKVKQSTTTLPGWVLH, from the coding sequence TTGGTACGACGAATGCGCTTTGGGGCCGACTATTGTCAAGAGGCCGCGAGCTTCTTTAAATCCAAGGTAACAGATGGACAATGGGAAAAATCGATTGTGGAAGTACGAATGCCAATGGGAAAACTATTGAGCCGAAAAGTAAAAGTTAAACAAAGCACTACTACACTTCCGGGTTGGGTACTTCATTAA
- a CDS encoding DUF899 family protein, whose amino-acid sequence MSNSFEKFEDQICAQEKTVRQEMEKLFALHKSRPPATVKDYTFATAKGPVKLSELFGEKKELILIHNMGKQCVYCTLWADGFNGFSGHLENRAGFVLINNDSVEEQTAFAASRGWKFKLASAKGTSFSKDMGFLDDKAGKMPGASVYTKMPDGTIQHRTRAGFGPGDLFSSIWSLFDLLPAAQPGAEDWSPKFSYEQKQAEPFRFSPNIALNVRNIDQAVSFYRDTLGFTVGTVKDFAEGVPMLKGGTTIWLDAVSQDDEANVGKTAFEFVVADLEASKKVLVAKGCKPVMTTTGADHEGEMIVDPFGMKFHLYKAKPKSEAKVTTPTEARV is encoded by the coding sequence ATGTCTAACTCATTTGAAAAATTCGAAGATCAGATCTGCGCACAAGAAAAAACTGTTCGCCAGGAAATGGAAAAGCTCTTTGCTCTTCACAAGAGTCGACCGCCAGCGACAGTTAAAGATTACACCTTTGCGACTGCGAAGGGCCCTGTGAAGTTGTCAGAACTTTTTGGCGAAAAAAAAGAACTCATCCTGATTCACAACATGGGCAAACAGTGCGTGTACTGTACGCTGTGGGCGGATGGATTCAATGGTTTCAGTGGGCATCTCGAGAATCGTGCGGGGTTCGTTCTGATCAACAACGACTCGGTCGAAGAACAGACTGCATTTGCAGCATCGCGCGGTTGGAAATTCAAATTGGCATCTGCGAAAGGCACGAGTTTTTCGAAAGACATGGGATTCCTCGACGACAAGGCGGGGAAGATGCCAGGAGCCTCGGTTTATACAAAAATGCCGGATGGAACTATTCAGCACCGAACTCGCGCTGGATTTGGACCAGGCGACTTGTTCAGCAGTATCTGGAGTTTGTTTGATCTTCTTCCAGCGGCTCAGCCGGGAGCTGAAGACTGGTCTCCGAAATTTTCGTACGAGCAAAAACAAGCCGAGCCCTTCCGTTTCAGTCCTAATATCGCACTGAATGTTCGCAACATCGATCAAGCGGTCTCGTTCTATCGCGATACGCTTGGGTTTACCGTGGGCACGGTGAAAGATTTCGCGGAGGGTGTCCCGATGCTAAAGGGCGGAACAACGATTTGGCTCGATGCGGTTTCGCAGGACGACGAAGCGAATGTTGGAAAGACCGCTTTTGAATTCGTCGTTGCGGACCTCGAGGCTTCGAAGAAGGTCTTGGTCGCGAAAGGTTGTAAACCTGTCATGACGACGACTGGTGCAGATCATGAAGGCGAGATGATAGTAGATCCATTTGGAATGAAGTTCCATCTCTACAAAGCAAAACCAAAATCAGAAGCGAAAGTGACAACACCAACAGAAGCGCGGGTCTAA
- a CDS encoding RelA/SpoT domain-containing protein codes for MMSGDLVVSKTKVDRAGEILKGNHSETEITTSLETLSQWRAYHAMPLENFAKVLRVRSQKICANSIVAQRLKRTPSILLKLSNHKTMRLSAMQDIGGLRAILDSSKDVYELLELYKKSKSKHSMFSMDDYIQNPKKDGYRSIHLVYKLAKNPSLFLEIQLRSQLQHTWATGVEVFGTLQNSSFKSGHGSRQWLSFFALLSSVIALKEDQPLLQVHREISKNELVKRTQQAIQELHVIENLSVYTAAYKTISNKSSKGRNGHYSLILLNSREDTISLDTYGANQFQAAAKAYLDLERTHFEDDQINVVLVNTGDLKKLELSYPNYFMDTKNLVQNLSLITMGKFL; via the coding sequence ATGATGTCCGGCGATTTAGTTGTCAGCAAAACAAAAGTCGATCGCGCTGGCGAGATCTTAAAGGGAAATCATTCCGAAACTGAGATCACAACATCCCTCGAAACTCTCTCACAGTGGCGAGCTTATCACGCAATGCCACTCGAAAACTTCGCGAAGGTTTTAAGGGTACGGAGTCAAAAAATTTGTGCGAATTCGATTGTTGCGCAACGGCTTAAAAGGACGCCGTCAATACTATTAAAACTATCGAATCACAAAACGATGCGCCTCTCAGCCATGCAGGACATCGGGGGCCTTCGCGCAATTCTGGACTCGTCTAAAGACGTCTACGAACTATTGGAACTCTACAAGAAGTCGAAATCGAAACACTCGATGTTTTCGATGGACGACTACATCCAAAACCCGAAGAAGGATGGCTACCGAAGTATTCATCTCGTGTACAAACTTGCGAAAAACCCGAGTCTTTTTTTAGAAATTCAACTGAGATCACAACTCCAACATACTTGGGCAACTGGCGTTGAAGTGTTTGGCACATTACAAAATAGTTCATTCAAATCTGGACATGGAAGTCGACAATGGTTGAGTTTTTTTGCGCTGCTAAGTTCCGTTATTGCGTTAAAAGAGGATCAGCCTCTTCTGCAAGTGCATCGTGAAATTTCAAAAAATGAACTCGTGAAGCGGACGCAACAGGCAATTCAAGAGCTGCATGTGATCGAAAATCTCAGCGTTTATACGGCGGCTTACAAGACGATTTCAAATAAGAGTTCGAAAGGAAGAAACGGGCATTACAGCTTAATCCTTCTGAACTCAAGAGAAGATACGATTTCTCTCGACACGTATGGAGCAAATCAGTTCCAAGCAGCAGCGAAAGCCTATTTGGACTTGGAGCGAACACATTTTGAAGATGACCAAATTAACGTCGTTCTAGTTAACACGGGTGATCTTAAAAAACTCGAGTTGAGTTATCCGAATTATTTCATGGACACAAAAAATCTCGTTCAGAATCTTTCGTTAATTACTATGGGAAAGTTCTTGTGA
- a CDS encoding glutathione S-transferase family protein — MYKFTRWVPQDRSGKVCWLLNELEVPYEVSDLQHKVHHDDPEYRERHPLGQVPAIEELSSGKTMFESGAICLYLADRHPDRGLLPSDNRAACYQWILYNYATLEPVFEAYWSIDARDPEIASKKAEVDKKILKLLLPVESALAKTEFIAGDEFTVADIPLGQSLFWLRNRPVFADLPRTVAYFEKLKAREAAQKAGLFAD; from the coding sequence ATGTACAAATTCACGCGATGGGTCCCGCAAGATCGAAGCGGCAAAGTTTGCTGGCTCTTGAACGAACTCGAAGTTCCATACGAAGTTAGTGACCTTCAACACAAAGTTCATCATGACGATCCCGAGTACCGCGAGCGCCATCCGCTTGGCCAAGTTCCCGCGATCGAAGAACTATCGAGCGGAAAGACAATGTTCGAGTCGGGCGCTATCTGTCTGTATCTAGCGGATCGCCATCCGGATAGAGGCTTGTTGCCGTCGGATAATAGAGCCGCGTGTTATCAGTGGATCCTCTATAACTATGCGACGCTCGAGCCGGTGTTCGAGGCGTATTGGTCGATCGACGCACGGGATCCCGAGATTGCCAGTAAGAAAGCAGAAGTCGACAAAAAGATTTTGAAGCTGTTGCTTCCAGTGGAATCGGCACTCGCGAAAACGGAGTTCATTGCTGGTGATGAATTCACTGTGGCTGATATTCCACTTGGGCAATCGTTGTTCTGGTTGCGCAATCGACCCGTGTTTGCGGATTTACCACGAACAGTAGCGTATTTCGAAAAACTGAAAGCCCGTGAGGCGGCCCAAAAAGCAGGCCTCTTCGCCGACTAG
- a CDS encoding VOC family protein, with protein MMKTANVTGLATAAVYVTDLKEALHFYESVLGFKKFKDMGSDGCWGKIGDLGLYIGGGATPVKVTVGDQQVTLVLAVDDIVMFHSQAKSEGIAFDEELMPLGDDKSFWFRFKDPSGNLLEAAGEMRRNV; from the coding sequence ATGATGAAAACAGCCAATGTGACCGGTCTTGCAACTGCTGCAGTCTATGTAACTGATTTAAAAGAGGCGCTACATTTCTACGAGTCCGTTTTAGGTTTCAAAAAATTTAAGGATATGGGGTCGGACGGCTGTTGGGGAAAGATCGGCGACCTCGGTCTTTATATCGGCGGCGGAGCCACGCCTGTCAAAGTCACGGTTGGCGATCAACAAGTAACGCTTGTCCTTGCCGTCGATGACATCGTGATGTTTCACAGTCAGGCGAAGAGCGAAGGTATAGCATTTGATGAAGAGTTGATGCCACTAGGCGACGACAAATCATTCTGGTTTCGGTTTAAGGATCCATCGGGAAATCTTTTAGAGGCGGCCGGAGAAATGAGGAGAAATGTCTAA